Proteins encoded together in one Lutra lutra chromosome 4, mLutLut1.2, whole genome shotgun sequence window:
- the IFT25 gene encoding intraflagellar transport protein 25 homolog isoform X2, protein MRKIDLCLSSEGTEVILATSSDEKHPPENMIDGNPETFWTTTGMFPQEFIICFHKHVRIERLVIQSYFVRTLRIEKTTSKEPVDFEPWIERAIKNIAPPRRLNIFGETEWLQKKDLWIRTKASSFLVALLKP, encoded by the exons ATGAGAAAAATTGATCTGTGTTTGAGCTCTGAGGGGACTGAAGTGATTTTAGCTACATCAAGTGATGAAAAACACCCACCTGAAAATATGATTGATGG GAATCCAGAAACATTTTGGACCACAACAGGAATGTTTCCCCAAGAGTTCATTATTTGTTTTCACAAACATGTAAGGATTGAAAGACTTGTAATCCAAAGTTACTTTG TGAGGACCTTGAGGATTGAAAAGACCACATCTAAAGAGCCAGTTGATTTTGAGCCATGGATTGAAAGAG CAATCAAGAATATAGCCCCACCCAGGAGACTAAACATTTTTGGAGAAACCGAATGGCTCCAGAAAAAAGATCTATGGATACGGACAAAGGCTAGCTCATTCCTGGTCGCTCTGTTGAAGCCCTA A
- the IFT25 gene encoding intraflagellar transport protein 25 homolog isoform X3 — MRKIDLCLSSEGTEVILATSSDEKHPPENMIDGNPETFWTTTGMFPQEFIICFHKHVRIERLVIQSYFDLVHTEGQLQNEEIMTRDGHATYLRFMIISAFDHFASVHSVSAEGLAVSDLS; from the exons ATGAGAAAAATTGATCTGTGTTTGAGCTCTGAGGGGACTGAAGTGATTTTAGCTACATCAAGTGATGAAAAACACCCACCTGAAAATATGATTGATGG GAATCCAGAAACATTTTGGACCACAACAGGAATGTTTCCCCAAGAGTTCATTATTTGTTTTCACAAACATGTAAGGATTGAAAGACTTGTAATCCAAAGTTACTTTG ATCTAGTCCACACAGAGGGGCAGctgcaaaatgaagaaattatg ACACGAGATGGCCACGCCACTTATTTGAGATTCATGATTATATCAGCCTTTGATCATTTTGCATCTGTGCATAGTGTTTCTGCAGAGGGACTAGCAGTCTCAGATCTTTCTTAG
- the IFT25 gene encoding intraflagellar transport protein 25 homolog isoform X1, translating into MRKIDLCLSSEGTEVILATSSDEKHPPENMIDGNPETFWTTTGMFPQEFIICFHKHVRIERLVIQSYFVRTLRIEKTTSKEPVDFEPWIERDLVHTEGQLQNEEIMTRDGHATYLRFMIISAFDHFASVHSVSAEGLAVSDLS; encoded by the exons ATGAGAAAAATTGATCTGTGTTTGAGCTCTGAGGGGACTGAAGTGATTTTAGCTACATCAAGTGATGAAAAACACCCACCTGAAAATATGATTGATGG GAATCCAGAAACATTTTGGACCACAACAGGAATGTTTCCCCAAGAGTTCATTATTTGTTTTCACAAACATGTAAGGATTGAAAGACTTGTAATCCAAAGTTACTTTG TGAGGACCTTGAGGATTGAAAAGACCACATCTAAAGAGCCAGTTGATTTTGAGCCATGGATTGAAAGAG ATCTAGTCCACACAGAGGGGCAGctgcaaaatgaagaaattatg ACACGAGATGGCCACGCCACTTATTTGAGATTCATGATTATATCAGCCTTTGATCATTTTGCATCTGTGCATAGTGTTTCTGCAGAGGGACTAGCAGTCTCAGATCTTTCTTAG
- the IFT25 gene encoding intraflagellar transport protein 25 homolog isoform X4 produces the protein MFPQEFIICFHKHVRIERLVIQSYFVRTLRIEKTTSKEPVDFEPWIERDLVHTEGQLQNEEIMTRDGHATYLRFMIISAFDHFASVHSVSAEGLAVSDLS, from the exons ATGTTTCCCCAAGAGTTCATTATTTGTTTTCACAAACATGTAAGGATTGAAAGACTTGTAATCCAAAGTTACTTTG TGAGGACCTTGAGGATTGAAAAGACCACATCTAAAGAGCCAGTTGATTTTGAGCCATGGATTGAAAGAG ATCTAGTCCACACAGAGGGGCAGctgcaaaatgaagaaattatg ACACGAGATGGCCACGCCACTTATTTGAGATTCATGATTATATCAGCCTTTGATCATTTTGCATCTGTGCATAGTGTTTCTGCAGAGGGACTAGCAGTCTCAGATCTTTCTTAG